From the genome of Romeriopsis navalis LEGE 11480, one region includes:
- a CDS encoding DNA polymerase III subunit delta', translating to MGGFERLVGQPQVVELLGQAMARDRLAPAYLFAGAAGVGRSLAAACFLQLLLGEDNDRRIVQRNHPDLLWVEPTYLDKGKRLTAAEASESGLKKRAAPIVRLEQVREISQFLSRPPLVAARSVVVIEAAESMPEAAANALLKTLEEPGQATIILLAPNVESLLPTLVSRCQRIPFYRLGLAEMTQVLQSAGHGDILSQPQVLALAQGSPGAAIEHAQRLATIPEELLQGLASLPPTLRQAMAMAKLVTKSLDSEAQIWLLDYLQQIYWQSGQVSTEVLQQLEQAKQQLRAYVQPQLVWEVMLMGAIGS from the coding sequence ATGGGTGGGTTTGAGCGATTAGTCGGGCAACCGCAGGTGGTGGAGCTGTTGGGGCAGGCGATGGCGCGCGATCGCTTAGCACCCGCCTATTTGTTTGCGGGTGCAGCTGGGGTCGGGCGTAGTTTGGCGGCGGCTTGTTTTTTGCAACTGTTGTTGGGCGAGGATAACGATCGGCGGATCGTACAACGGAATCATCCAGATTTGCTGTGGGTTGAGCCAACTTATCTGGATAAAGGGAAACGCCTGACAGCGGCAGAGGCATCGGAGTCAGGGCTGAAGAAGCGGGCGGCGCCGATTGTCCGCCTCGAACAGGTGCGCGAGATTTCACAATTTTTGAGCCGGCCACCATTGGTTGCGGCGCGATCGGTAGTGGTGATCGAGGCGGCGGAGTCAATGCCGGAAGCGGCGGCAAATGCCTTGTTAAAGACGTTGGAAGAGCCGGGGCAGGCGACAATTATTTTGTTGGCCCCGAACGTGGAGTCGTTGTTGCCGACTTTGGTCTCCCGCTGTCAGCGGATTCCGTTTTATCGCTTGGGCTTGGCGGAAATGACGCAGGTATTGCAGTCAGCCGGACATGGTGACATTTTAAGTCAGCCACAGGTGTTGGCCTTAGCTCAAGGGAGTCCGGGCGCGGCGATCGAACACGCACAGCGGTTAGCAACCATTCCAGAAGAATTGCTTCAGGGCTTAGCGAGCTTACCACCGACTTTGCGGCAGGCGATGGCAATGGCGAAGCTGGTGACGAAAAGCCTGGATAGTGAGGCGCAGATTTGGCTGTTGGATTATTTGCAGCAAATCTATTGGCAGAGTGGGCAAGTTTCGACTGAGGTGTTGCAGCAGTTAGAGCAGGCGAAGCAGCAGTTGCGGGCCTATGTGCAACCGCAACTCGTGTGGGAGGTGATGTTGATGGGGGCGATCGGCAGTTAA
- a CDS encoding serine/threonine protein kinase gives MSAPPSNEPLNNRYQLVELVGRGAMGRVYKAKDLRLGGSTVAIKFLAQTLLNERMRSRFWSEASICAQLGQKSIHIIRVTDYDLDPDDVPFYAMEFLEGQGLNEIIREKPIPLARFLSLTRQICLGLQAAHEGIEVDGNLCPIIHRDIKPSNIMLMQDPSLGEFVKVLDFGISKLLQEDSGQTSTYMGTMVYSSPEQMEGRELTARSDIYSLGVMTYEMLTGELPVMAETHSFGGWLKAHMTQQPRAFAQTKAGSSLPKPLENLIMSCLAKEPQDRPNSVQDILQALMPIEERFKGAKDLSDRISQALNRQAKEAAQSLAQEPVVPPAAPPKEAVPLPQLQPLPVPEKPLTIDTPRKVGPVSIEDELLRGAQWPVKEVPPAQVSFPKMMRVSGQPVVTLWVMLDSYEEVKKIKLSRLYNLVYKTFLCTPTPYPLALWITAFYNHMYHQDNGPRWMPCYLDLKTKQGMDMVRLLAAKGEYQLLLFAKELPQKCAYVTTIQINQALQSNLQEWVVNSATWRTLGDPKEGKKTSRQLLKDELNKLKPRIASELGRQGENQFH, from the coding sequence ATGTCAGCCCCTCCCAGCAACGAACCTTTAAATAACCGCTATCAGCTAGTTGAGCTGGTTGGCCGTGGCGCGATGGGGCGTGTATACAAGGCTAAGGATCTGCGCTTAGGTGGTTCAACGGTTGCGATCAAATTTTTGGCCCAAACGCTGCTGAACGAACGGATGCGATCGCGCTTTTGGTCAGAAGCGAGTATTTGTGCACAGTTGGGCCAAAAGAGTATTCATATTATTCGAGTCACGGACTATGACTTAGATCCAGACGATGTGCCATTCTATGCGATGGAATTTCTGGAAGGCCAGGGGCTGAATGAAATTATTCGCGAAAAGCCGATTCCTTTAGCGCGATTTTTGTCCCTGACGCGCCAGATTTGTTTGGGCTTACAGGCGGCCCACGAAGGCATCGAAGTCGATGGTAATCTTTGCCCGATTATTCACCGCGACATCAAGCCCAGCAACATTATGCTGATGCAAGATCCCAGTCTGGGTGAATTTGTGAAGGTGTTGGACTTCGGCATTTCGAAGTTGTTGCAGGAAGATAGCGGTCAGACCAGTACCTATATGGGGACGATGGTCTACTCTTCGCCGGAGCAGATGGAAGGTCGGGAGTTAACCGCCCGATCGGATATTTATAGTCTTGGGGTGATGACCTACGAGATGCTCACGGGCGAACTGCCAGTGATGGCGGAAACCCATTCTTTTGGGGGGTGGCTGAAGGCGCATATGACGCAACAGCCACGCGCGTTTGCTCAAACTAAAGCGGGAAGCTCGCTACCAAAGCCGCTCGAAAATTTAATCATGTCCTGTTTGGCGAAGGAGCCCCAGGATCGCCCCAACAGTGTCCAAGATATTTTGCAGGCGTTAATGCCGATCGAGGAGCGCTTTAAGGGGGCGAAGGATCTCAGCGATCGTATTAGTCAAGCGCTAAATCGTCAGGCGAAGGAAGCGGCCCAATCGCTGGCGCAGGAACCCGTGGTGCCGCCTGCTGCGCCGCCTAAAGAAGCAGTGCCGTTGCCGCAGTTGCAGCCGTTACCAGTCCCGGAAAAGCCCTTAACCATTGATACGCCTCGGAAAGTGGGGCCGGTTTCGATCGAAGATGAGTTGCTGCGTGGGGCACAGTGGCCGGTGAAGGAAGTGCCACCGGCCCAGGTGTCGTTCCCCAAAATGATGCGGGTGTCGGGTCAGCCAGTTGTGACGCTTTGGGTCATGTTGGATTCCTATGAGGAAGTGAAGAAGATAAAGCTCAGCCGTCTGTATAACTTGGTTTATAAGACGTTTCTCTGTACGCCGACGCCTTATCCCTTGGCGCTCTGGATCACGGCGTTCTATAACCATATGTATCACCAGGATAATGGGCCGCGCTGGATGCCTTGCTATTTGGATTTGAAGACGAAGCAAGGAATGGATATGGTGCGGCTGTTGGCGGCGAAAGGTGAATATCAACTGTTGTTATTCGCGAAGGAACTGCCGCAGAAATGTGCCTATGTGACGACGATTCAGATTAATCAGGCACTGCAATCAAACCTGCAAGAGTGGGTGGTCAATAGTGCGACTTGGCGAACGTTGGGTGACCCGAAGGAAGGGAAAAAGACTTCACGCCAGTTGTTGAAGGATGAGTTGAATAAGTTGAAGCCGCGGATTGCGAGTGAGTTGGGGCGTCAGGGTGAAAATCAGTTTCACTAA
- a CDS encoding EutN/CcmL family microcompartment protein: MQVAKVRGTIVSTQKEERLHGLKFLLVQLVDEEGEPMPIYEVAADRVGAGVGEWVLISRGSAARRIEGSIDRPIDAAVVAIIDTVTIDNQRLYDKGTQW, from the coding sequence ATGCAAGTTGCCAAAGTTCGCGGCACCATCGTTAGTACGCAAAAAGAAGAACGGTTACATGGCCTGAAGTTTCTACTGGTTCAACTAGTGGATGAAGAAGGGGAACCCATGCCAATCTACGAAGTAGCTGCTGATCGAGTTGGTGCAGGGGTAGGTGAATGGGTGTTGATTAGTCGGGGCAGTGCGGCAAGACGCATCGAGGGTAGTATTGATCGCCCGATCGATGCTGCAGTCGTTGCTATTATTGATACTGTAACGATTGACAATCAGCGCCTTTATGACAAGGGAACTCAATGGTAG
- a CDS encoding Ycf34 family protein, with the protein MCICINCHYVDRCSTYHAVEHQHQQPHLTESPDFEAAEPTINVNIRNQGEEIEMEWDVVGCLSFAEEQGRWARLRPGELIPT; encoded by the coding sequence ATGTGTATTTGTATCAATTGCCATTACGTCGATCGATGCTCGACCTACCATGCCGTTGAGCATCAGCATCAGCAGCCGCATTTAACCGAATCTCCTGATTTTGAAGCAGCGGAACCCACAATCAATGTCAATATCCGCAATCAAGGAGAGGAAATCGAGATGGAGTGGGATGTCGTGGGTTGTTTAAGCTTCGCGGAGGAGCAAGGACGTTGGGCCCGCTTGCGTCCCGGTGAGTTAATTCCGACTTAG
- a CDS encoding CCA tRNA nucleotidyltransferase produces MPAFALSPETWPFELKWLPDSACLVGGSVRDALLERNSDYLDLDFVMPEGAVETARAIARHYRAGFVLLDAERQIARVVFPQGTADFAQQVGDSLNADLLRRDFRANAIAYNPHSTELIDPLNGCQDLQMGILSMISPENLAEDPLRLLRAYRQAAQLGFSLDPDTRSVIRQLADRLGQIAAERVQSELNYLLSTAKGTIWLKSAWEDGLVQNWLPNVTANGLARLSQIDRWISDLKTDWPHLATLLSQDIRTVNKPQSQSPRKAALETPASGSTRTWITTAKLACLMPEEIAAAENQLWQLKYSRAEVQAATTTLRHLPQLLHGEMQSSAQKYHFFQAVGHIFPALVINALAAGQALSTLRPLIHCFLDPEDQIAHPTPLLSGQDLMRGLKISPSPKVGKLLAALQLARAEAKITTRDEAFDFARSLLQAE; encoded by the coding sequence ATGCCTGCTTTTGCCCTCTCGCCGGAGACTTGGCCATTTGAATTAAAATGGTTACCCGACTCCGCTTGTTTGGTCGGGGGCAGTGTGCGTGATGCGCTTTTAGAGCGAAATTCGGACTATCTTGACCTTGATTTTGTGATGCCGGAAGGGGCCGTGGAAACCGCGCGCGCGATCGCCCGGCACTACCGGGCCGGCTTTGTACTGCTCGATGCCGAACGCCAAATTGCCCGTGTCGTCTTCCCGCAAGGCACCGCTGACTTCGCTCAGCAGGTCGGTGACTCACTCAATGCGGATTTGTTGCGCCGCGATTTCCGGGCAAATGCCATTGCCTATAACCCCCACAGTACCGAGCTGATTGACCCACTGAATGGCTGTCAAGATCTCCAAATGGGCATCTTGAGCATGATCTCGCCAGAGAATCTTGCAGAAGATCCGCTGCGATTACTCCGCGCCTATCGTCAGGCGGCCCAACTTGGCTTTAGCTTAGACCCGGACACACGATCGGTGATTCGACAGTTGGCCGATCGCCTGGGTCAAATCGCCGCGGAACGAGTTCAGTCCGAGTTGAACTACTTACTCAGTACCGCGAAGGGCACAATCTGGCTAAAATCGGCCTGGGAAGATGGTTTAGTTCAGAATTGGCTCCCTAATGTAACCGCCAACGGCCTGGCGCGTCTGAGTCAAATCGATCGCTGGATCAGCGACCTCAAAACCGACTGGCCTCATCTCGCGACCCTGCTCAGTCAGGATATTCGGACCGTCAATAAACCGCAGTCTCAGTCACCACGCAAAGCGGCGCTCGAAACACCAGCATCCGGGAGTACCCGCACTTGGATTACCACCGCAAAACTGGCTTGTCTGATGCCAGAGGAGATTGCAGCGGCGGAGAACCAACTCTGGCAACTAAAATACAGTCGCGCCGAGGTGCAAGCCGCCACGACAACTTTGCGCCATCTGCCACAGCTGCTGCACGGTGAGATGCAGAGCAGTGCCCAGAAATATCACTTTTTCCAAGCGGTCGGCCATATCTTCCCGGCTTTAGTTATTAACGCCCTAGCCGCCGGTCAAGCATTGTCGACCTTACGACCGTTAATCCATTGTTTCCTCGACCCAGAGGACCAAATTGCCCATCCCACACCACTCCTCAGTGGGCAAGATTTGATGCGGGGACTCAAAATCTCCCCGAGTCCTAAGGTTGGCAAACTCTTGGCCGCGCTCCAGCTCGCACGGGCCGAAGCCAAAATCACCACCCGCGACGAGGCCTTTGATTTTGCCCGCTCGTTGCTCCAGGCTGAATAA
- a CDS encoding tetratricopeptide repeat protein, which produces MQIQLKLQRSVFLLAAFGCVFPVVGSTLPVLAESDAAAATSTESKSAEVKIIEPAAPTRSQVQNFFNNAEKNATKGKYTDALADYNRALQADPQYVQALLGRGVLSVKLGDRTSALADLTRVIQADPKNALALAHRGRLYYELGNISAALTDTDQALALDPNLVPALVNRGFLQTVIGQSKPAIQDFNQAVGKQPKYAAAFVNRGYTRSTEADLKSALADLNQAISVNKKYAPAYLNRGVIYEKLQQREAALKDFGQALALQADYVEAFYNRALLQADMGRFSDAAMDLDQVIRLAPERSDAYFRRAQLLVLLGDLPAAMQDFDKTLSLNANQPLAYKQRGDLRAQLQNYQGAIQDYNQAVALNPNYAAAIIGRGQANLSIGAAINAVGDLTQAIELDRSNAVAFEKRGQAHVMLRDARSALADFSQALELNPQSADAFYFRGAIQSALGQRQAAKIDLTQAANLYRQQNQGEGYRKTLAQISNL; this is translated from the coding sequence ATGCAAATTCAATTAAAGCTGCAACGTAGTGTGTTTTTACTCGCTGCGTTCGGGTGTGTTTTTCCTGTTGTTGGATCGACTTTGCCAGTTTTGGCGGAATCGGATGCGGCGGCAGCGACATCGACGGAGTCAAAATCGGCTGAAGTAAAAATAATCGAACCGGCGGCGCCAACGCGATCGCAAGTTCAAAACTTTTTTAATAACGCAGAAAAGAATGCGACTAAGGGTAAGTATACGGACGCCCTAGCGGATTATAATCGAGCACTGCAGGCGGATCCGCAATATGTGCAAGCGTTGCTCGGGCGGGGCGTGTTGTCCGTCAAGTTGGGTGATCGGACCAGTGCGTTAGCTGATTTGACGCGCGTGATTCAGGCCGATCCGAAGAACGCTTTGGCGCTCGCGCATCGTGGACGGCTGTACTATGAATTGGGCAATATCAGCGCGGCCTTGACTGATACCGACCAAGCTTTGGCGCTTGATCCAAATTTGGTGCCCGCCTTAGTCAACCGTGGGTTTTTACAAACGGTAATTGGTCAATCGAAGCCCGCAATTCAAGACTTTAACCAGGCTGTCGGTAAGCAGCCAAAATATGCGGCGGCTTTTGTGAACCGGGGTTATACCCGATCAACGGAAGCGGATCTGAAAAGTGCCTTGGCGGATTTGAACCAGGCAATTAGTGTTAACAAGAAATATGCGCCGGCTTACCTAAATCGGGGCGTGATTTATGAGAAGTTGCAGCAGCGCGAAGCCGCGCTCAAGGATTTTGGCCAGGCACTGGCGTTGCAAGCGGATTATGTGGAAGCTTTCTATAATCGGGCGCTGTTGCAGGCCGATATGGGGCGCTTTTCCGATGCGGCGATGGATCTCGATCAGGTCATTCGCTTAGCCCCGGAGCGGAGCGATGCCTACTTCCGTCGAGCACAGTTGTTGGTGTTGCTGGGCGATTTGCCTGCGGCAATGCAGGATTTTGATAAGACGTTGAGCTTAAATGCGAATCAGCCACTAGCTTATAAACAGCGCGGGGATTTGCGCGCTCAGTTGCAGAACTATCAAGGGGCAATTCAGGACTATAACCAAGCGGTTGCGCTGAATCCGAATTATGCGGCCGCGATCATTGGGCGTGGCCAAGCCAACCTCAGTATCGGCGCTGCAATTAATGCCGTGGGTGATTTGACTCAAGCGATCGAACTCGATCGCAGCAATGCGGTGGCGTTTGAGAAGCGGGGGCAGGCCCATGTGATGCTGCGCGATGCGCGGAGTGCCTTAGCTGATTTTAGTCAGGCGTTAGAGTTGAATCCTCAGAGTGCTGATGCGTTCTACTTCCGAGGGGCGATTCAAAGTGCTTTGGGGCAGCGTCAAGCGGCCAAAATTGATTTAACCCAAGCGGCAAATCTATATCGTCAGCAGAATCAAGGTGAAGGTTATCGCAAGACGTTAGCGCAAATCTCAAATCTGTAA
- a CDS encoding phycobilisome rod-core linker polypeptide, translated as MMQNTLFRPSAVRESRQKFNPEGFDLAAAVRERQAAVAAGQSADVEFKDLDSIPGYKTSAFLASPVEQYSWVQNYQGRAAAAAFPVARFSQPVTLFEAAAGETIEAIIRAAYKQVFGNAHLMDAQRSLTAESRLKDGQLTVRGFVRELAYSAAYRDLFFERCSNLRAIELNFKHLLGRSPDSFQEMSDHIAILVNDGFEAEIDSYIDSAEYAQNFGLDTVPYYVGYATQTGKSNAGYNRILQLMKGQSSSDRSIASTITSSQRSQLQQSLLKG; from the coding sequence ATGATGCAAAATACTTTATTCCGTCCTTCTGCGGTAAGAGAGTCAAGACAGAAATTTAATCCTGAAGGTTTTGATTTAGCTGCTGCGGTAAGAGAACGCCAAGCTGCTGTAGCGGCTGGGCAATCAGCGGATGTTGAGTTCAAAGATCTCGATAGTATCCCGGGTTATAAAACGTCGGCATTTTTAGCATCACCGGTTGAACAATATTCCTGGGTGCAAAACTATCAAGGACGAGCCGCCGCGGCCGCGTTCCCGGTGGCTCGTTTCAGCCAGCCAGTAACGTTATTTGAGGCGGCAGCCGGTGAAACGATCGAGGCGATCATTCGTGCTGCTTATAAGCAAGTCTTTGGCAATGCCCATCTGATGGATGCTCAGCGGTCGTTGACAGCCGAATCTCGGTTGAAAGATGGACAGTTGACAGTCCGTGGCTTCGTCCGTGAGTTGGCATACTCGGCCGCGTATCGTGATTTGTTTTTTGAGCGTTGCTCGAATCTCCGGGCGATCGAGTTGAACTTCAAGCATTTGTTAGGCCGTTCACCGGATAGCTTTCAAGAAATGTCCGATCACATTGCGATTTTGGTGAATGACGGGTTTGAGGCAGAAATTGATTCATACATTGATAGTGCCGAATACGCTCAGAATTTTGGGTTGGATACGGTGCCCTATTATGTTGGCTATGCGACCCAAACTGGCAAAAGCAATGCTGGCTATAATCGCATCTTGCAATTGATGAAAGGGCAGTCGAGCAGTGATCGCTCCATTGCCTCAACGATTACGTCGAGCCAGCGATCGCAGCTGCAACAGTCTTTACTGAAAGGCTAA
- the tatC gene encoding twin-arginine translocase subunit TatC, which yields MTAPSELEASTAEITSTTGADDVAAPTAAAVDATADDYAEDVEMSLFDHLDELRMRIFYALIAVGVGIIGCFTQVKPLVRILQQPAQGVKFLQLAPGEFFFVSLKVAGYSGLVVASPFILYQIIAFVTPGLTRKEKRLLGPIVLGSGVLFFAGLAFAYTALIPAALNFFISYGEEVVEQSWSIERYFELILLLMFSTGVAFQIPIVQSLLGFLGIVSSQQMLAGWRYVLVGAAVAGAILTPSTDPLTQSLLAGAVVGLYFGGIGIVKLLGK from the coding sequence ATGACAGCACCCTCGGAATTAGAAGCATCGACGGCGGAAATTACTTCGACGACTGGCGCGGATGATGTGGCGGCACCGACTGCCGCGGCCGTTGACGCCACTGCGGATGATTATGCGGAAGATGTCGAGATGAGTCTGTTTGATCATCTCGATGAGCTGCGGATGCGGATTTTTTACGCATTGATTGCGGTGGGTGTGGGGATTATTGGGTGTTTTACCCAAGTGAAACCGTTGGTGCGGATTTTGCAGCAGCCGGCACAGGGTGTGAAGTTTTTGCAATTGGCCCCGGGTGAGTTTTTCTTTGTATCGCTGAAAGTCGCTGGCTATAGCGGTTTGGTGGTTGCGTCGCCGTTTATTCTGTATCAAATCATCGCGTTTGTGACGCCGGGGTTGACGCGGAAGGAGAAGCGGCTTTTAGGGCCGATCGTTCTGGGGTCGGGGGTGCTGTTTTTTGCGGGCTTGGCGTTTGCCTATACGGCTTTGATTCCGGCGGCGCTGAATTTCTTTATTAGCTATGGCGAAGAAGTAGTCGAGCAGTCCTGGTCGATCGAACGTTATTTTGAGCTGATTCTGCTGTTGATGTTTAGTACGGGCGTGGCGTTTCAGATCCCGATCGTGCAATCACTGCTAGGGTTTTTGGGCATTGTCTCATCGCAGCAAATGTTGGCCGGTTGGCGGTATGTATTGGTGGGTGCGGCCGTTGCGGGGGCGATTTTGACCCCTTCGACGGACCCCTTGACCCAGAGTTTACTGGCCGGAGCGGTAGTGGGTTTATATTTCGGCGGGATTGGGATCGTCAAGTTATTGGGTAAGTAA
- a CDS encoding carbon dioxide-concentrating mechanism protein CcmK has protein sequence MAIAVGMIETLGFPAVVEAADAMVKAARVTLVGYEKIGSGRVTVIVRGDVSEVQASVAAGIENVKRVNGGQVLSTHIIARPHENLEYVLPIRYTEAVEPFRESVSGIRPLNRP, from the coding sequence ATGGCTATTGCAGTAGGAATGATCGAGACCCTCGGTTTCCCAGCCGTGGTAGAAGCAGCAGACGCAATGGTGAAAGCTGCTCGTGTCACTTTGGTAGGTTATGAAAAGATCGGTTCTGGTCGTGTGACCGTAATCGTTCGTGGTGATGTTTCGGAAGTTCAGGCTTCTGTCGCTGCGGGTATTGAGAATGTGAAGCGTGTGAACGGTGGTCAGGTCTTGTCCACTCACATCATTGCGCGTCCCCACGAGAACTTGGAGTACGTCTTGCCAATTCGTTACACCGAAGCGGTTGAGCCTTTCCGTGAGAGCGTCAGCGGTATCCGTCCCCTAAACCGTCCGTAA
- a CDS encoding ribulose bisphosphate carboxylase small subunit, translated as MAASVAAPTMPSRPLAEPKIHTTAHVHSFTNLVGDVRVGENVLVAPGTSIRADEGMPFNIGHGSHLQDGVVVHGLEKGRVLGDDDREYSVWIGNNTSITHMALIHGPVYVGDDCFIGFRSTIFNARVGNSCIIMMHCLIQDVEIPPGKFVPSGSIITNQQQADALPNVKDSERQFAQHVSGMSMPTAFPSNHRTSSNQQACTLPTKNDMPNTYSANSPAAEVANHVRQLLAQGYRIGTEHANPRQFRAAAWQTCAQINETHDGAVLNALQSCLADHSGEYVRLIGIDTQAKKRVLEKIIQRPDDQPAQLSGQGNSSYSAPNATYGSSNAASGSVDSSVSGQIRAVLNRGGRISIEYANARQFKAAAWQTGGFLQGSSESAVTNELNQALAAHAGNYVRIIGVDTKVKQRILEAIVQRPNGKAVVSAGQTASTNGNGGGYNAPISAPAVGGDLNSTIQNLLNQGATIGLEYAGPRHFRASSWTSAPLMHARSASEAVNALNGFLADHAGDYVRLIGVDTRAKKRVMEQIIHRPGQKGATAAATTASYSSNGKASSNSGAPAAAAGLNAEAANHIRNLVRSGHKITLEYADKRRFRINSWQTAGVVQAGNESGALAQVESIAAEYAGAYVRIVGTDTRVKSRVVEAVIQKP; from the coding sequence ATGGCAGCCTCAGTTGCGGCTCCCACAATGCCGTCACGTCCGCTTGCCGAGCCGAAGATCCATACAACGGCCCACGTGCACTCATTTACCAATTTGGTCGGTGATGTTCGGGTGGGTGAGAATGTTCTGGTTGCTCCGGGTACGTCGATTCGGGCGGATGAGGGTATGCCCTTTAACATTGGGCACGGTTCTCATCTTCAGGATGGTGTTGTCGTTCATGGTCTGGAGAAGGGCCGTGTTTTGGGCGATGACGATCGGGAGTATTCTGTCTGGATTGGCAATAATACGTCGATTACTCACATGGCACTCATTCATGGGCCAGTTTATGTGGGAGATGATTGTTTCATCGGTTTTCGATCGACGATTTTTAATGCCCGTGTCGGCAATAGCTGCATCATTATGATGCATTGTCTGATTCAAGATGTGGAGATTCCACCAGGTAAGTTTGTGCCATCCGGCTCGATTATTACGAATCAACAGCAGGCTGACGCGCTACCCAACGTAAAGGATAGTGAACGGCAATTTGCTCAGCACGTATCAGGCATGAGCATGCCAACCGCCTTCCCTTCAAACCACCGGACATCTTCAAACCAACAAGCTTGTACCCTTCCCACCAAGAACGACATGCCTAATACCTATTCTGCAAACAGTCCGGCGGCCGAAGTAGCGAACCACGTCCGGCAACTGCTGGCCCAAGGCTACCGCATCGGCACTGAGCACGCGAATCCGCGACAGTTCCGCGCTGCAGCTTGGCAAACCTGCGCTCAAATCAATGAAACCCACGATGGAGCCGTGCTTAATGCCCTCCAAAGTTGTCTCGCGGATCACTCTGGTGAGTACGTTCGCCTGATTGGCATTGACACGCAGGCCAAAAAACGCGTACTCGAGAAAATCATTCAGCGGCCCGATGACCAGCCCGCTCAACTCTCGGGTCAAGGCAACTCCAGCTATAGCGCTCCGAACGCCACCTACGGTAGTAGCAATGCGGCCAGCGGTAGCGTCGATAGCTCTGTATCGGGTCAGATTCGGGCCGTGTTGAATCGCGGTGGTCGCATCTCGATCGAATATGCGAATGCACGCCAGTTTAAGGCCGCCGCTTGGCAAACCGGTGGGTTTCTCCAGGGCAGCAGTGAATCGGCTGTGACCAATGAGCTAAATCAGGCACTTGCGGCTCACGCCGGCAACTATGTACGCATCATCGGTGTGGACACAAAGGTGAAGCAGCGCATTCTTGAAGCAATCGTCCAACGTCCCAACGGTAAAGCCGTTGTTTCAGCCGGCCAAACCGCCAGCACCAACGGTAATGGTGGTGGATACAATGCCCCCATCAGCGCGCCAGCCGTGGGCGGTGACCTCAATAGCACGATTCAGAATTTGCTTAATCAAGGTGCGACGATCGGTCTGGAGTATGCCGGTCCGCGTCACTTCCGAGCCAGTTCTTGGACTAGTGCACCGCTCATGCACGCACGCAGTGCGAGTGAAGCGGTAAACGCATTAAATGGTTTCTTGGCTGACCATGCCGGCGATTATGTTCGCCTCATTGGGGTCGATACCCGTGCGAAGAAGCGCGTCATGGAACAGATCATCCATCGTCCGGGACAAAAAGGCGCGACGGCAGCCGCCACAACAGCCAGCTATAGCAGCAATGGCAAGGCCTCCAGTAACAGTGGTGCACCAGCCGCAGCCGCTGGGTTAAATGCTGAGGCCGCAAATCACATTCGCAACTTAGTGCGTAGTGGCCATAAGATTACGCTGGAATACGCTGACAAACGTCGCTTCCGGATTAATTCCTGGCAAACTGCAGGCGTTGTCCAAGCGGGCAATGAATCAGGTGCGCTGGCTCAAGTTGAGTCGATCGCTGCGGAGTATGCTGGCGCTTACGTCCGCATCGTCGGCACCGATACGCGAGTCAAGAGCCGTGTTGTCGAAGCGGTCATCCAAAAGCCCTAG